In Synechococcus sp. Nb3U1, one DNA window encodes the following:
- a CDS encoding PP2C family protein-serine/threonine phosphatase has translation MDDHSPKQATSSQPQVGLSGSPWSEKVSAQVSDSGLFPVNPISQPLPSEDDLGDLRSAQVGPEEEPTCPPGISPDAIELPEVNPAIVPVPAMRDPLADLGQEQRRVQDWFGALAFALRSFNNLNQILELTAFVASQLTDAEGGALVLFNPNGTIQLEQLHCSDLNRRDQIRAEMERITQNLSTQERSTPTAGSLSVEIPALERLLDERLRQKLGPDVQLFGTPLLIRTSVRGRLYVFSRQPDYRWDERRQQMLRVIADQAAVAIENDELTAALRRRVALEKEMEIGSYIQTQLLPREYPQVRGLKLAARCRVASKVGGDYYDFIVIPMEGSATDPEAGAQPGSRSPEEIEDFRLGIVIGDVMGKGVPAGMLMSMTRAMVRAEALNRHSPARVLQRLNRAMYSDLENSNRFISLFYSEYDPRSHRLCYSNAAHNPTLWWHARTQEIQALDTDGALIGLEGHSHYSENCVQLQPGDVVVYYTDGYTEAANTHGERLETAGLMKALQQAARRYDSPQDILESLFEQMDSFRGRQGSSLALVPSYDPELLLQEDIYVRPESVDDTTLVVLKLLADSAES, from the coding sequence ATCCGAAGACGACCTAGGGGATTTACGTTCTGCTCAGGTTGGCCCGGAGGAGGAGCCCACCTGTCCACCGGGAATTTCTCCCGATGCCATTGAGCTGCCAGAGGTCAATCCAGCGATTGTACCCGTCCCTGCGATGCGGGATCCGTTGGCGGATTTGGGGCAAGAACAACGACGGGTGCAGGACTGGTTCGGAGCTTTGGCCTTTGCGCTGCGTTCCTTCAACAACCTGAACCAGATTCTGGAGCTGACTGCCTTTGTGGCCAGCCAACTCACCGACGCCGAGGGGGGGGCACTGGTTTTGTTCAATCCCAATGGCACCATTCAGCTGGAGCAACTGCACTGTTCTGATTTGAATCGCCGCGACCAAATCCGCGCCGAAATGGAGCGGATTACCCAAAATCTTTCCACCCAAGAACGCTCCACGCCAACAGCGGGATCCCTGTCAGTAGAAATTCCCGCCCTCGAACGCCTCTTGGATGAGCGGCTGCGTCAGAAGCTGGGGCCAGATGTACAGTTGTTCGGTACCCCTTTATTGATTCGCACCTCGGTGCGGGGGCGTTTGTACGTGTTTAGCCGCCAGCCGGATTATCGATGGGATGAGCGCCGTCAACAGATGCTGCGGGTGATCGCCGACCAAGCGGCAGTGGCGATTGAAAACGATGAGCTGACAGCAGCCCTGCGTCGCAGAGTGGCTCTAGAAAAAGAAATGGAGATCGGCTCCTACATCCAGACACAGCTATTACCCCGCGAGTACCCTCAGGTGCGGGGCCTGAAATTGGCAGCCCGTTGCCGCGTCGCCAGCAAGGTGGGAGGAGATTACTACGATTTCATAGTCATTCCCATGGAGGGATCCGCGACAGACCCTGAGGCTGGTGCTCAACCGGGATCCCGGTCTCCCGAAGAGATAGAAGATTTTCGCCTGGGCATTGTGATTGGGGATGTCATGGGCAAAGGCGTGCCGGCTGGCATGTTGATGAGCATGACCCGGGCCATGGTGCGGGCCGAAGCCCTGAACCGCCATTCGCCAGCGCGCGTTCTGCAACGCTTGAACCGGGCCATGTATAGCGATCTCGAGAACTCTAACCGCTTCATCAGCCTGTTTTATTCTGAGTACGATCCCCGCTCCCACCGCCTCTGCTACAGCAACGCCGCCCACAACCCCACCCTGTGGTGGCACGCCCGCACCCAAGAAATTCAGGCTCTGGATACAGATGGAGCCCTGATCGGTCTAGAAGGACACAGTCACTACTCGGAAAACTGCGTACAGCTGCAGCCGGGAGATGTGGTGGTGTACTACACCGATGGCTACACGGAGGCGGCCAATACCCATGGTGAGCGCCTAGAAACCGCCGGGCTGATGAAAGCGCTCCAGCAAGCGGCCCGCCGCTATGACTCCCCTCAAGACATCCTAGAAAGCCTATTTGAGCAGATGGATAGCTTCCGGGGACGCCAGGGATCCAGCCTTGCCCTAGTCCCTTCCTATGATCCGGAGCTGCTGTTGCAAGAGGACATCTATGTACGACCGGAATCTGTGGACGATACAACATTGGTGGTGTTGAAGTTGCTAGCGGATTCCGCCGAAAGTTAG